Proteins from one Epinephelus moara isolate mb chromosome 1, YSFRI_EMoa_1.0, whole genome shotgun sequence genomic window:
- the ctxn2 gene encoding cortexin-2, which yields MCSVHYNHSLAAMSGNDMMAHSLTLEQKTAFAFVGMLLVFLGLLIVRCFRILLDPYSSMPSSNWADGIEGLEKGTFEYALT from the coding sequence ATGTGTAGCGTCCACTACAACCACTCCCTTGCTGCCATGAGCGGAAACGACATGATGGCGCACTCTCTGACTCTGGAGCAGAAGACAGCGTTTGCCTTCGTGGGGATGCTACTGGTGTTCCTGGGGCTGCTGATAGTAAGGTGTTTCAGGATCCTGTTGGACCCCTACAGCAGTATGCCCTCCTCCAACTGGGCTGATGGCATCGAGGGGCTGGAGAAAGGGACGTTTGAGTACGCCCTCACTTAA
- the myef2 gene encoding myelin expression factor 2, whose amino-acid sequence MADVEILDEEPKQEESTEPAKPEPEETSEVIETPNGVKTDAEEPKPPKEKHDAKEKSSGSRRGNRYHPFKDKHGGDKKGSHRNRVFISNIPYDMKWQAIKDLMREKVGEVTYVELFKDAEGKSRGCGVVEFKDDEFVKKAIETMNKHDLSGRPLNIKEDPDGEHARRVLQRMGGGQQGGRGQDMGPGGMNIPPSIANNPNIPPEVIHALQAGRLGTTVFVANLDFKVGWKKLKEVFGMAGAVKRADVKEDKDGKSRGMGTVTFEQPLEAVQAISMFNGQMLFDRQMHVKMDEKSVPPDDFRQAEKSPQLPRGLGGIGMGLGPGGQPINANRLSGGGGMGSMGHGGMDAQGYGGMNRLGGGMSGGGGGFGGMESMGNMGGFGGRDMAPGGRMGDMYRSGMGGMDRDFGHSDMPMNRGFGDSFGGMGGGFGGGMGSGGMGHMGTGLGGGMGNMSMDRMGSGFDRMGMSGMDMNRGFGGYGGGGMSDRGSGSKAGCQIFVRNLSYDLTWQKLKEKFSHCGQVMFAEIKMENGKSKGCGTVRFDSPESAEKACRMMNGTKINGREVDVRIDRNA is encoded by the exons ATGGCAGATGTGGAAATTCTTGACGAGGAACCAAAGCAAGAGGAATCTACTGAACCCGCCAAGCCCGAACCCGAGGAGACATCCGAAGTTATAGAAACACCTAACGGCGTGAAAAC GGATGCTGAAGAACCTAAGCCCCCCAAAGAAAAGCATGACGCTAAAGAGAAGTCTTCTGGTAGCAGAAGAGGAAACCGCTACCACCCCTTCAAAGACAAACATGGTGGAGACAAGAAGGGTTCACACAGGAACCGGGTGTTCATCAGCAATATCCCCTATGATATGAAGTGGCAGGCAATTAAAGATCTAATGCGTGAGAAAG TTGGTGAGGTTACATACGTGGAGCTCTTTAAGGATGCAGAAGGAAAGTCAAGG GGTTGTGG TGTGGTGGAGTTCAAAGATGATGAGTTTGTCAAGAAGGCAATAGAAACTATGAATAAGCATGACCTGAGTGGACGGCCTCTCAACATAAAGGAG GACCCTGATGGGGAACATGCTCGACGTGTGCTGCAGCGCATGGGAGGAGGACAACAGGGAGGTCGTGGGCAGGACATGGGGCCTGGCGGGATGAACATCCCACCCTCCATTGCCAACAACCCCAACATCCCACCTGAGGTCATCCATGCACTGCAGGCTGGACGACTGGGCACCACAGTGTTTGTGGCCAAT CTGGATTTCAAGGTGGGCTGGAAGAAGCTGAAGGAGGTGTTTGGCATGGCAGGTGCAGTGAAACGAGCAGATGTAAAGGAGGATAAAGACGGCAAGAGCCGCGGGATGGGAACAGTGACTTTTGAGCAGCCATTGGAGGCTGTGCAAGCCATAT CCATGTTCAACGGACAGATGCTATTCGACAGACAGATGCATGTCAAAATG GACGAGAAATCTGTTCCCCCTGATGATTTCCGTCAAGCAGAAAAATCACCTCAGTTACCAC GAGGTCTCGGTGGTATTGGCATGGGACTGGGGCCAGGAGGGCAGCCTATAAATGCCAACCGTCTGAGTGGCGGAGGAGGCATGGGCTCCATGGGGCATGGAG GTATGGATGCTCAAGGTTATGGTGGAATGAACAGACTCGGAGGAG GAatgagtggtggtggtggtggcttcGGGGGCATGGAAAGCATGGGTAACATGGGTGGCTTTGGGGGGAGAGACATGGCGCCAGGTGGCAGGATGGGAG ACATGTACCGGTCAGGAATGGGTGGAATGGATCGAGACTTTGGCCACAGTGACATGCCGATGAATCGAGGATTTGGTGATTCTTTTGGAGGAATGG GTGGAGGTTTTGGTGGAGGCATGGGCAGTGGTGGCATGGGGCACATGGGGACTGGATTAG GTGGTGGAATGGGGAATATGTCGATGGACCGGATGGGCTCCGGATTTGACCGTATGGGGATGTCAGGAATGGACATGAACCGTGGCTTTGGTGGCTATGGAGGTGGAGGCATGTCTGACAGAGGCTCTGGGTCCAAAGCAGGCTGTCAGATCTTTGTGCGAAAT CTGTCCTATGATCTGACCTGGCAGAAGCTGAAAGAGAAGTTCAGTCACTGCG GCCAGGTAATGTTCGCAGAGATCAAGATGGAGAATGGAAAGTCCAAGGGCTGTGGAACAGTGAGATTCGACTCTCCGGAGAGCGCTGAGAAAGCCTGCAGGATGATGAATGGAACCAAGATCAACGGCCGAGAGGTGGACGTCCGCATCGATCGGAACGCCTAG